In the Xiamenia xianingshaonis genome, one interval contains:
- the truA gene encoding tRNA pseudouridine(38-40) synthase TruA: MEGVVTLAAHVAYHGAPFAGFARQPGQKTVQGELERALATVFREEVLTTCAGRTDAGVHARGQVVSFDVAEVLVRDRTPESLRRSLNALTDEAVVVRSVERTRPGFSARFDAQAREYRYFIATGDTPPLFMREFSWFVSRPLDVDAMRRGAAYLIGEHDFKSFCTAASAVGKPTCRFVESIDFAAQEVMGEPVLVMTIVGNAFLHSMVRTIMGTLMMVGRGLREPAWVERVLDAKQRCAAGENAPAQGLVFWAVRY, encoded by the coding sequence GTGGAAGGCGTCGTAACGCTGGCGGCGCACGTTGCCTACCACGGGGCGCCGTTTGCGGGCTTTGCGCGGCAACCGGGGCAAAAAACGGTGCAGGGCGAACTGGAACGCGCCTTGGCCACCGTGTTTCGCGAAGAGGTTCTTACGACGTGCGCCGGCCGCACCGACGCCGGCGTGCACGCGCGGGGGCAGGTGGTCAGCTTCGACGTGGCCGAGGTTCTCGTGCGCGACCGCACGCCGGAAAGCCTGCGGCGCTCGCTCAACGCGCTGACCGACGAGGCCGTCGTCGTGCGGTCGGTCGAGCGCACGCGGCCGGGGTTTTCGGCCCGCTTCGACGCGCAGGCCCGCGAGTACCGCTATTTCATCGCGACGGGCGACACGCCGCCGCTGTTCATGCGCGAGTTTTCGTGGTTCGTCAGCCGTCCGCTCGACGTGGACGCCATGCGGCGCGGTGCGGCGTACCTCATAGGAGAGCACGATTTCAAGAGCTTTTGCACGGCGGCGTCGGCGGTCGGCAAGCCCACGTGCCGCTTCGTCGAGTCCATCGACTTTGCGGCCCAGGAAGTCATGGGCGAGCCGGTGCTGGTCATGACCATCGTCGGCAACGCGTTTTTGCATTCGATGGTGCGCACCATCATGGGAACGCTCATGATGGTGGGGCGGGGCCTGCGCGAGCCGGCGTGGGTGGAGCGTGTGCTCGATGCGAAACAGAGATGTGCAGCTGGTGAAAACGCTCCAGCCCAGGGCCTTGTGTTTTGGGCGGTCCGGTACTGA
- a CDS encoding sodium-dependent transporter, whose product MATEGAKPARAAWSSKWAFILAAAASAIGLGNLWRFPYLAAKYGGGAFLLVYILLVVTFGFTLMMAETALGRKTGQSAIGAFRSFGRKYIFIGVLASAVPFIITPYYALIGGWVTKFMAAYLFEGASAIAADGYFTNFILNNGETYIWMYVFLAVVIVVVALGVKNGIERVNKVLMVALLAIAVGISIFSLTLPGALDGLAYYLIPDFTKFSVEMVVAAMGQMFFSLSLAMGIMITYGSYFRQDEDLEHSVRRIELFDTGIAILAGLMIIPAAVAVQGSAEAVATNAGPGFMFGVLPQVFQGMGFAANAVGFVFFALVFFAALTSCISLFETLVSIVADGAHVSRGLSIAVCSVFVVLIGTLVNMGYNNLLDVDLMYTVFHIGEPGNAQILDFFDFVSNTVLMPIVALLTCIFVGWIIKPQVIIDEVEKSGEFNGQKLFVVMIKYIAPVFVVCILVAYVMNALGIIVL is encoded by the coding sequence ATGGCAACTGAGGGAGCAAAGCCTGCCCGCGCCGCATGGTCGAGCAAGTGGGCCTTCATCCTCGCTGCCGCGGCTTCGGCTATCGGTTTGGGAAATCTTTGGCGCTTCCCCTACCTGGCGGCGAAATACGGCGGTGGGGCTTTCTTGCTCGTCTACATTCTGTTGGTGGTGACGTTCGGCTTCACGCTCATGATGGCCGAAACGGCGCTCGGCCGCAAGACGGGGCAAAGCGCCATCGGGGCGTTTCGCAGCTTCGGCAGGAAGTACATCTTCATCGGCGTGCTGGCTTCAGCGGTGCCGTTCATCATCACGCCGTATTACGCGCTCATCGGCGGCTGGGTCACGAAATTCATGGCGGCCTATCTGTTCGAGGGCGCCAGCGCCATTGCGGCCGACGGCTACTTCACCAACTTCATCCTGAACAACGGCGAGACGTATATTTGGATGTATGTCTTTTTGGCCGTCGTCATCGTCGTGGTGGCGCTTGGCGTGAAAAACGGCATCGAGCGCGTGAACAAGGTGCTCATGGTGGCGTTGCTTGCCATTGCGGTGGGCATTTCCATCTTCTCGCTCACGCTGCCGGGTGCGCTTGACGGCCTGGCCTACTACCTCATTCCCGACTTCACGAAGTTCAGCGTGGAGATGGTGGTGGCGGCCATGGGGCAGATGTTCTTCAGCCTGTCGCTGGCCATGGGCATCATGATCACCTACGGCTCGTACTTCCGCCAAGACGAGGACCTGGAGCATTCGGTGCGCCGCATTGAGCTGTTCGACACCGGCATCGCCATTCTGGCCGGCCTCATGATCATCCCGGCGGCCGTGGCCGTGCAGGGCAGCGCCGAGGCCGTGGCCACCAACGCCGGCCCGGGCTTCATGTTCGGCGTGCTGCCGCAGGTGTTCCAAGGCATGGGCTTTGCGGCCAACGCGGTGGGCTTCGTGTTCTTCGCGCTCGTGTTCTTCGCGGCGCTGACCAGCTGCATTTCGCTGTTCGAGACGCTCGTTTCCATCGTGGCCGACGGCGCTCACGTCAGCCGCGGCCTGTCCATTGCCGTCTGCTCGGTCTTTGTGGTGCTGATCGGCACGCTCGTGAACATGGGCTACAACAACCTGCTCGATGTCGACCTCATGTATACGGTCTTCCACATCGGCGAGCCGGGCAACGCGCAGATCCTCGACTTCTTCGACTTCGTGTCCAACACGGTGCTGATGCCTATCGTGGCGCTTCTGACCTGCATCTTCGTAGGCTGGATCATCAAGCCGCAGGTCATCATCGACGAGGTGGAGAAGTCCGGCGAATTCAACGGGCAAAAGCTCTTCGTCGTCATGATCAAATACATCGCGCCGGTCTTCGTGGTCTGCATTTTGGTGGCGTACGTCATGAACGCCTTGGGAATCATCGTCCTGTAG
- the ychF gene encoding redox-regulated ATPase YchF, with the protein MALSIGIVGLPNVGKSTLFTALTNKGGLAANYPFATIEPNVGIVPVPDDRLEALAAIDHPAKIVPATVEFVDIAGLVAGASQGEGLGNQFLANIRETDAIAEVVRFFSDPDVTHVDGKVDPASDVETIKTELILADIATVEKALPRLEKESKRDKAAVKKFETAKKVLAGLNEGHRARTLDLDEDERAAIYELHLLTMKPMLYIANVDEDAVDADLPDIDGCAPVPISAKVEADIAELSELDPAEAREYMEALGLPESGLARLVREAYKLLGLQSYFTSGETETRAWTIPVGAKAPQAAGVIHTDFERGFIKAETASFDDYVALQGEKGCRDAGKLRQEGKEYVVQDGDVMHFKFNV; encoded by the coding sequence ATGGCACTTTCCATCGGCATTGTCGGCCTTCCGAACGTTGGCAAATCGACGCTGTTCACGGCGCTGACGAACAAGGGCGGTCTGGCGGCGAACTATCCGTTTGCCACCATCGAGCCAAACGTCGGCATCGTGCCGGTGCCCGACGATCGCTTGGAGGCGCTTGCGGCCATCGACCATCCGGCGAAGATCGTGCCGGCCACGGTGGAGTTCGTTGACATTGCAGGCCTGGTGGCGGGCGCGAGCCAGGGTGAGGGCCTGGGCAACCAGTTCCTCGCGAACATCCGCGAAACCGACGCCATCGCCGAGGTCGTGCGCTTCTTCAGCGACCCCGACGTCACGCACGTCGACGGCAAGGTTGACCCGGCTTCCGACGTGGAAACCATCAAGACTGAGCTTATCTTGGCCGACATCGCCACGGTGGAAAAGGCCCTGCCGCGCTTGGAGAAGGAGTCGAAGCGCGACAAGGCCGCCGTGAAAAAGTTCGAGACGGCGAAAAAGGTGCTCGCGGGCCTGAATGAGGGACATCGTGCCCGCACGCTCGACTTGGACGAGGACGAGCGTGCCGCCATCTACGAGCTGCACCTGCTAACGATGAAGCCGATGCTCTACATCGCCAACGTTGACGAGGACGCCGTGGATGCCGATCTGCCGGACATCGACGGGTGCGCGCCTGTGCCCATTTCGGCGAAGGTGGAAGCCGACATCGCCGAGCTGTCCGAGCTTGATCCGGCCGAAGCGCGCGAGTACATGGAAGCGCTCGGGCTGCCTGAAAGCGGCTTGGCCCGCCTTGTTCGCGAGGCGTACAAGCTGCTCGGGCTGCAAAGCTATTTCACGAGCGGCGAAACCGAGACCCGCGCGTGGACCATCCCGGTGGGCGCAAAGGCTCCGCAGGCCGCCGGCGTCATCCATACCGACTTTGAGCGTGGCTTCATCAAGGCCGAAACCGCCAGCTTCGACGACTACGTGGCGCTGCAGGGCGAAAAGGGCTGCCGCGACGCCGGCAAGCTGCGCCAGGAGGGGAAGGAATACGTGGTGCAGGACGGCGACGTGATGCACTTCAAGTTCAACGTGTAG
- a CDS encoding DNA/RNA non-specific endonuclease: MDRRASACLSAVLRLLAAVALAAAMLPLGACQADGGAAPPDTHAVEGVLDSAEAAQVYGLSAESAGDAADAADAAGDTDAANPADAADVGGAAESGPGAVDAKGAADVHAADGPDVVELSGNVPGFTDVEKEYDPFEFYGDLDDLGRCTVAFAMAGPETMPTEKRGDISEVHPSGWQHVEYDFVDGGSLYNRSHLIGHMLTAEDANDRNLITGTRHMNADLMLPYEEEVARYIDRTGNHVLYRVTPVFEGDDLVARGVQMEAWSVEDGGAGVCFNVFCRNVQPGVEIDYATGDSWEAGGEASRSEAEKDAGSSAGETASEGAEAAGSSGGAAADEGIGQAGAAEEVSYVVNTRSRKFHDPACGQAASISARNREDFTGTREEAIAQGFEPAGCCEP; encoded by the coding sequence ATGGATCGTCGCGCATCTGCCTGTTTGTCCGCTGTTTTGCGACTGCTCGCCGCCGTTGCGCTGGCTGCGGCAATGCTGCCGCTCGGCGCGTGCCAGGCCGACGGCGGTGCGGCACCGCCCGACACGCACGCTGTCGAAGGCGTGCTGGATTCCGCCGAAGCGGCGCAGGTTTACGGGCTGTCGGCTGAAAGCGCCGGCGATGCTGCGGACGCGGCTGATGCGGCCGGCGACACTGATGCGGCGAATCCGGCCGATGCTGCCGATGTCGGGGGTGCTGCCGAAAGCGGGCCGGGAGCCGTGGACGCGAAGGGCGCGGCGGACGTCCATGCCGCCGACGGCCCTGACGTGGTCGAGCTTTCCGGCAACGTGCCCGGCTTCACGGACGTCGAAAAGGAATACGATCCGTTCGAGTTCTATGGCGACCTGGATGACCTGGGACGATGCACGGTCGCCTTCGCCATGGCCGGCCCGGAGACCATGCCGACTGAAAAGCGCGGCGACATCAGCGAGGTACATCCGAGCGGCTGGCAGCACGTGGAGTACGACTTCGTGGATGGCGGCTCGCTGTACAACCGCAGCCACCTGATCGGGCACATGCTCACGGCCGAGGACGCCAACGACCGCAACCTCATCACCGGCACGCGCCATATGAACGCCGATCTCATGCTGCCCTACGAAGAAGAGGTCGCCCGCTACATCGACCGCACGGGCAACCACGTGCTCTATCGCGTGACGCCGGTGTTCGAGGGCGACGATCTGGTGGCTCGAGGCGTGCAGATGGAGGCCTGGTCGGTGGAGGACGGCGGCGCCGGCGTGTGCTTCAACGTCTTTTGCCGCAACGTGCAGCCCGGCGTAGAGATCGACTACGCCACCGGCGACTCCTGGGAAGCCGGCGGGGAAGCGTCCAGGTCAGAAGCGGAAAAGGACGCAGGATCTTCGGCTGGCGAGACGGCGTCAGAAGGCGCGGAGGCGGCAGGATCGTCCGGCGGCGCGGCTGCGGACGAAGGCATCGGGCAGGCAGGCGCTGCCGAGGAGGTCTCCTACGTCGTCAACACCCGATCGCGCAAGTTCCACGACCCGGCCTGCGGACAGGCGGCAAGCATCTCTGCCCGCAATCGCGAGGACTTCACCGGCACTCGGGAAGAGGCCATTGCGCAAGGTTTTGAGCCGGCCGGCTGCTGCGAGCCGTAG
- a CDS encoding cation diffusion facilitator family transporter: MADTDNREEHRSVMREWGHKPAAASPPVVGSDYRQARDRQIVRASIVGIVANVVLAAAKLVVGLFTQSIAFLLDAVNSLTDVFSSVVTIIGAKLASMRPSRSHPYGYGRVEYVTSIVIAAIILAAGVVSLRESVVKIIHPSEPDYTAVALLVMAVTAGVKVVVGVYFKRKGAAINAQPITASGVDALYDALLTAGTVASGLFCLVSHVDIDGWVGAVVSLFIVKAGLGVLRDAISTIIGERPDPALVHGIKTCVNDHEGVMGVYDLFLDSFGPNNYMASLNIAVPDDYTAHQIHDLCRHITEEVRDCYCCTLTVGIYAANSTGDYVPIREKLMAEVAKHPEVVQVHGFYVDSDSRTVDFDIVVDFHCDAEPVRAAIVGAMKEAYPHYNFTVVLDSDFIE, from the coding sequence GTGGCAGACACGGACAACCGTGAAGAACATCGGTCGGTCATGCGCGAATGGGGGCACAAGCCGGCGGCTGCCTCGCCGCCGGTCGTCGGATCGGACTATCGGCAGGCGCGCGACCGGCAGATCGTGCGTGCAAGCATCGTCGGCATCGTGGCCAACGTCGTGCTGGCGGCGGCGAAGCTGGTCGTCGGCCTGTTCACGCAGTCCATCGCGTTTCTGCTCGACGCCGTCAACAGCTTGACCGACGTGTTCTCGTCGGTCGTGACCATCATCGGCGCGAAGCTTGCATCCATGCGGCCCTCGCGCAGCCATCCGTACGGCTACGGGCGCGTGGAGTACGTGACGTCCATCGTCATTGCCGCCATCATCTTGGCGGCCGGCGTCGTGTCGCTGCGCGAGTCCGTCGTGAAGATCATCCACCCGAGCGAGCCGGACTACACCGCCGTCGCGCTTTTGGTCATGGCGGTTACGGCGGGAGTGAAGGTGGTTGTGGGCGTCTATTTCAAGCGGAAGGGCGCCGCCATCAACGCCCAGCCGATCACGGCGTCGGGAGTCGATGCGCTCTACGACGCGCTGCTGACGGCGGGCACGGTGGCGTCGGGTTTGTTTTGCCTGGTCAGCCACGTTGACATCGACGGCTGGGTCGGCGCGGTCGTCTCGCTGTTCATCGTCAAGGCCGGCTTGGGCGTGCTGCGCGACGCCATCAGCACCATCATCGGCGAGCGGCCCGACCCTGCGCTCGTCCACGGCATCAAGACCTGCGTCAACGACCACGAAGGCGTGATGGGCGTCTACGACCTGTTCCTCGACAGCTTCGGGCCGAACAACTACATGGCCTCGCTCAACATCGCGGTGCCCGACGACTACACGGCGCACCAGATCCACGACTTGTGCCGCCACATCACCGAAGAGGTGCGCGACTGCTACTGCTGTACGTTGACCGTGGGCATCTATGCCGCCAACTCGACCGGCGACTACGTGCCCATCCGCGAGAAGCTGATGGCCGAGGTCGCGAAACATCCCGAAGTGGTGCAGGTGCACGGCTTCTACGTGGACTCCGATTCTCGGACCGTCGACTTCGACATCGTGGTGGACTTCCACTGCGACGCCGAGCCCGTGCGCGCCGCGATCGTCGGCGCCATGAAAGAGGCCTACCCGCACTACAACTTCACCGTCGTGCTGGACTCCGACTTCATCGAGTAG
- a CDS encoding aldo/keto reductase, protein MELATTLAPLGFGFMRLPEIEREDGSKEIDIEAVKGLVDAFMAGGFTYFDTARGYHGCKSEGALRQALVERYPRESFTVATKLPAWMAQNADEARAMFDESLRECGVEYFDYYLLHNLGEHLTDMFEDMDLWNFALQKKEEGLIRNFGFSFHDNADALAEVLRRHPEVDFVQLQINYADWDSKNVQSRRCYEVAREFGKPVVVMEPVKGGSLVKLPQVVTDVLREADPEQPLASWALRFAASLPGVVAVLSGMNDLVQVQENVRCLAGGKVLSQDELACVLHARDVLTSLPGVPCTDCRYCLKGCPAGVRIPTIMQSLNILDQIGDEQRAKENYFWNADNSASKCIACGSCEEVCPQKLPIIDNLARAAELFE, encoded by the coding sequence ATGGAACTTGCGACCACGTTGGCGCCGCTGGGCTTCGGCTTCATGCGCCTGCCGGAAATCGAGCGGGAAGACGGTTCGAAGGAAATCGACATCGAGGCGGTGAAGGGCCTCGTCGACGCGTTCATGGCCGGCGGCTTCACGTATTTCGACACGGCCCGCGGCTATCATGGCTGCAAGTCGGAAGGAGCGCTGCGCCAGGCGCTGGTCGAGCGGTATCCGCGCGAGAGCTTCACGGTGGCGACGAAGCTGCCGGCGTGGATGGCGCAAAACGCCGACGAGGCCCGCGCGATGTTCGACGAGTCCCTGCGCGAATGCGGCGTGGAGTACTTCGACTACTACCTGCTGCACAACCTGGGCGAACACTTGACCGACATGTTCGAAGACATGGATTTGTGGAACTTCGCGCTGCAGAAGAAAGAAGAAGGCCTCATCAGGAATTTCGGGTTCTCCTTCCACGACAATGCCGATGCGTTGGCGGAGGTGCTGCGCCGTCACCCGGAGGTCGATTTCGTGCAGCTGCAGATCAACTACGCCGACTGGGACAGCAAGAACGTCCAGTCGCGCCGCTGCTATGAGGTGGCGCGGGAGTTCGGCAAGCCGGTCGTGGTCATGGAACCGGTGAAGGGCGGCTCGCTCGTGAAGCTGCCGCAGGTCGTGACCGACGTGCTGCGCGAGGCCGACCCTGAGCAGCCGCTCGCGTCGTGGGCGCTGCGGTTCGCCGCGTCGCTGCCGGGTGTCGTGGCGGTGCTGTCGGGCATGAATGATCTTGTGCAGGTGCAAGAAAACGTGCGCTGCTTGGCGGGCGGCAAGGTCCTTTCGCAAGACGAGTTGGCGTGCGTGCTGCATGCCCGCGACGTGCTGACATCGCTTCCCGGCGTGCCGTGCACCGATTGCCGCTATTGCTTGAAGGGCTGCCCCGCAGGCGTGCGCATTCCCACCATTATGCAGTCGCTCAATATCTTGGATCAAATCGGCGACGAACAGCGCGCGAAAGAGAACTACTTTTGGAACGCTGACAACTCGGCGTCGAAGTGCATCGCCTGCGGGTCGTGCGAAGAGGTGTGCCCGCAGAAGCTGCCCATCATCGACAACCTGGCGCGGGCGGCCGAGCTGTTCGAATAA
- a CDS encoding adenine nucleotide alpha-hydrolase family protein, which produces MKESDVGEGQRLGAEPLDAFFARTPRFALAFSGGTDSAFLLAAALTAGCDVKAYGVRTAFQPAFEIDDSRRLADELGADFQLIDADVFARRDVCENGPDRCYRCKTFIFSTILAAMDRDGFSVLADGTNATDDPSRRPGFQALRELGVVSPLRRAGMAKDDVRAASRELCLFTADKPSFSCLAVHAPAGALLTPEALEAVRKQLGVL; this is translated from the coding sequence ATGAAGGAATCCGACGTGGGCGAGGGCCAGCGTTTGGGGGCGGAGCCGCTCGATGCCTTTTTCGCCCGCACGCCCCGCTTCGCTCTGGCGTTTTCGGGCGGGACCGATTCGGCGTTTCTGCTGGCCGCCGCGCTGACCGCCGGATGCGACGTGAAGGCCTACGGCGTGCGCACGGCCTTCCAGCCCGCCTTCGAGATCGACGATTCGCGTCGGCTCGCCGACGAGCTGGGCGCCGACTTCCAGCTGATCGACGCCGACGTGTTCGCGCGTCGGGACGTGTGCGAAAACGGCCCCGACCGCTGCTACCGCTGCAAGACGTTCATCTTTTCGACCATCCTGGCTGCCATGGACCGCGACGGCTTCTCGGTGCTGGCCGACGGCACGAACGCCACCGACGACCCTTCGCGCCGCCCCGGATTCCAAGCGCTGCGCGAGCTGGGGGTCGTCTCTCCCTTGCGCCGCGCCGGCATGGCCAAGGACGACGTGCGGGCCGCTTCGCGCGAGCTTTGCCTGTTCACGGCCGACAAGCCAAGTTTTTCCTGTCTGGCCGTGCATGCGCCGGCGGGCGCACTTCTCACGCCGGAGGCCCTGGAAGCCGTGCGCAAGCAGCTCGGTGTCCTCTGA